In Sorghum bicolor cultivar BTx623 chromosome 10, Sorghum_bicolor_NCBIv3, whole genome shotgun sequence, one genomic interval encodes:
- the LOC8076441 gene encoding aspartyl protease family protein At5g10770 produces the protein MASTMHLTLVLLCLVVSHAQGSSRVLRWSDDSDVSPSTTSCPSITSGHTNGNKLPLVHRLSPCSPVTGGGAQKKGKPSLQEILHRDGLRLQYLSQVQAATAAAAPAAAPAPSATTPASGLSVPATQNIISSLPGVFEYTVLAGYGTPAQQLPLFFDVSGMSNMRCKPCFSGSSGGETTTTCDVAFDPSMSSSFRSVLCGSPDCGGHSCSAGGSCTFTLQNSTFVFGNGTIVMDTLTLSPSATFENFAVGCMQLDNDLFTDGVAVGNIDLSLSRHSLATRVLNSSPPGMAAFSYCLPADTDTHGFLTIAPALSDYSDHAGVKYVPLVTNPTGPNFYYVDLVAIAINGEDLPIPPALFTGNGTMIDSQSAFTYLNPPIYAALRDEFRKAMLQYQPVPAFGGLDTCYNFTLAENIYLPDITLRFSNGETMDLDDRQFMYFFREHLTDGFPFGCLAFAAAPDQNFPWNYLGSQVQRTKEIVYDVRGGMVAFVPSRCGLR, from the exons atggcttcgaccATGCATCTGACTCTTGTGCTTCTATGCCTTGTCGTTAGTCACGCTCAGGGGTCCAGCCGCGTCCTCCGATGGTCTGACGACTCAGATGTctcgccgtcgacgacaagttGCCCGTCGATCACTTCAG GACATACCAACGGCAACAAGCTGCCGCTCGTGCACCGGCTAAGCCCATGCTCTCCCgtcaccggcggcggcgctcagaAGAAAGGCAAACCATCGCTGCAAGAGATCCTTCACCGCGACGGCCTCCGCCTGCAATATCTATCTCAAGTCCAAGCTGCTACGGCTGCCGCTGCCCCCGCCGCTGCACCAGCCCCGTCAGCAACCACGCCGGCATCGGGCCTGTCCGTCCCCGCCACGCAGAACATCATCAGCAGCCTCCCCGGAGTGTTCGAATACACGGTCCTCGCCGGTTACGGCACTCCGGCGCAGCAGCTGCCCCTGTTTTTCGACGTCAGCGGCATGTCCAACATGCGGTGCAAGCCGTGCTTCTCTGGGTCCTCCGGAggggagacgacgacgacgtgcgACGTGGCGTTCGACCCTTCAATGTCGTCCTCGTTCCGCAGCGTGCTGTGCGGCTCGCCGGACTGCGGCGGCCATTCGTGCTCTGCTGGTGGATCGTGCACCTTCACCTTGCAGAACTCGACTTTCGTGTTCGGCAACGGCACCATCGTGATGGACACGCTCACGCTCTCGCCGTCGGCGACCTTCGAGAACTTCGCCGTCGGCTGCATGCAGCTCGACAACGACTTGTTCACCGACGGCGTGGCCGTTGGGAACATCGACCTCAGCCTGAGCCGCCACTCCCTGGCGACCCGTGTGCTCAACTCCTCGCCGCCCGGCATGGCTGCGTTCTCGTACTGCCTCCCGGCGGACACCGACACCCACGGCTTCCTCACCATCGCTCCGGCACTGTCTGACTACTCCGACCACGCCGGCGTCAAGTACGTGCCGCTGGTGACCAACCCGACGGGGCCCAACTTCTACTACGTCGACCTCGTCGCCATCGCCATCAACGGCGAGGACCTTCCGATCCCGCCGGCCTTGTTCACGGGCAACGGGACGATGATCGACTCGCAGTCGGCGTTCACCTACCTGAACCCGCCCATCTACGCTGCTCTCCGCGACGAGTTCAGGAAGGCGATGTTGCAGTACCAGCCGGTGCCGGCGTTCGGCGGGCTCGACACGTGCTACAACTTCACCTTGGCCGAGAACATCTACCTCCCGGACATCACATTGAGGTTCAGTAACGGCGAGACCATGGACCTCGACGACAGGCAGTTCATGTACTTCTTCCGCGAGCACCTCACCGACGGGTTCCCCTTCGGGTGCCTCGCGTTCGCAGCAGCACCAGATCAGAATTTCCCCTGGAACTATTTGGGATCCCAGGTGCAGCGGACCAAGGAAATAGTCTACGACGTACGCGGTGGCATGGTTGCCTTTGTCCCCAGCCGTTGCGGCTTGCGTTGA